In Pseudoalteromonas xiamenensis, the following are encoded in one genomic region:
- a CDS encoding Zn-ribbon-containing protein, whose translation MFVVDLTFDCYQDTTLDNAEAAINRVVNALRFNGQIIGEEFPTVLKDGFFITRVMCPEEDSLHPLNHSPFVKHSIGLLQEAGLLAPKVKVIGQDIHSNGADMCHEPSCFILYTTYVHTCSPLYCGDDFQPVPLYKIPAIANGDYKALIKWQEDWQACDQIQINGATRCEFPALHEISDPTSDLSRRGLDLSKRIRYLTQKPVYYYLYRVGGESLDTELARKCPSCNGDWALHEPWFGLFNFRCDSCQLVSNLSWDFQ comes from the coding sequence ATGTTTGTCGTTGATTTAACTTTCGATTGCTACCAAGACACAACTTTAGACAACGCGGAAGCCGCCATCAATCGAGTGGTAAATGCACTGCGCTTTAACGGCCAAATTATTGGTGAAGAGTTTCCCACGGTATTGAAAGATGGCTTCTTTATCACCCGAGTCATGTGCCCAGAGGAAGATTCTCTTCACCCACTTAATCACAGCCCTTTTGTCAAACACAGCATTGGATTGCTACAAGAAGCAGGGTTACTAGCACCCAAGGTGAAAGTAATTGGACAAGATATACATTCGAATGGCGCGGATATGTGTCATGAGCCGAGCTGTTTTATTTTGTACACGACATACGTGCACACTTGCAGTCCGCTTTATTGTGGTGATGATTTCCAACCGGTACCTTTATACAAGATCCCTGCTATTGCAAACGGGGATTACAAGGCTCTAATCAAATGGCAAGAAGATTGGCAAGCATGCGATCAAATCCAAATAAACGGCGCGACGCGTTGCGAATTTCCAGCACTCCATGAGATCTCAGATCCAACAAGCGATCTATCACGGCGTGGTTTAGATTTAAGTAAGCGTATTCGTTATTTGACTCAAAAACCGGTCTATTACTATTTATATCGCGTCGGTGGAGAGAGTTTAGACACCGAGTTAGCTCGCAAGTGTCCAAGCTGTAATGGCGATTGGGCTTTGCATGAACCTTGGTTTGGTCTTTTCAATTTTCGCTGTGACAGCTGCCAACTCGTCTCAAATTTATCGTGGGATTTCCAGTAA
- a CDS encoding peptidylprolyl isomerase, which translates to MNGLKSIVAAAMLVCSQQGYCNLSPHEIIQKAPPSAWRTVANENVLRITLPTGHVYVELNPELAPGHVDNIKALAREGFYKGLSVYRFVEGFVAQGGDALETKTPKLGKKAIPAEFALSTKQPLLINKLGYQDGYAASTGFYHGFAVAQNAQGTKTWQTHCTGAFAMARGDGPDTGGTEFYITLAPQRYLDLNITVFGRVLAGMEHVQKLDREAAEGKVFNLITDVVVLNDVVASEQTKFQVMNTESDEFSALIKARAHRPEAWFLARPDFTDVCSVAIPTKRLEKE; encoded by the coding sequence ATGAATGGATTGAAATCAATCGTGGCGGCTGCGATGTTAGTGTGCTCTCAACAAGGGTACTGTAATTTGTCTCCACATGAAATTATTCAAAAAGCGCCACCAAGCGCATGGCGCACGGTCGCCAATGAAAATGTACTTCGTATCACTTTGCCTACAGGTCATGTTTATGTGGAGTTAAACCCAGAGCTGGCGCCGGGTCATGTAGACAATATCAAAGCGCTCGCACGAGAAGGCTTTTATAAGGGACTGAGTGTTTATCGATTTGTTGAAGGCTTCGTAGCGCAAGGTGGCGATGCCTTGGAAACCAAAACGCCAAAACTAGGTAAAAAAGCCATTCCCGCCGAGTTTGCGTTATCCACCAAACAGCCGCTTTTAATCAATAAACTCGGTTACCAAGATGGCTATGCAGCAAGCACTGGTTTCTATCATGGTTTTGCTGTTGCACAAAATGCGCAAGGAACGAAAACTTGGCAGACACATTGTACAGGTGCATTTGCAATGGCCCGTGGCGATGGTCCTGATACGGGCGGTACGGAATTTTATATTACTCTAGCACCTCAACGATATCTTGATTTGAATATCACGGTTTTTGGACGTGTGTTAGCGGGCATGGAGCATGTTCAAAAATTGGACCGAGAAGCGGCAGAGGGCAAAGTGTTTAACCTAATCACCGACGTGGTTGTTTTGAACGATGTGGTAGCCTCGGAGCAGACCAAATTTCAGGTGATGAACACAGAGTCTGACGAGTTTAGTGCGTTAATTAAAGCAAGAGCACATCGCCCTGAGGCGTGGTTTCTAGCTCGACCTGATTTTACGGACGTTTGTTCCGTCGCAATACCAACTAAACGCTTAGAAAAAGAATAA
- the queF gene encoding NADPH-dependent 7-cyano-7-deazaguanine reductase QueF (Catalyzes the NADPH-dependent reduction of 7-cyano-7-deazaguanine (preQ0) to 7-aminomethyl-7-deazaguanine (preQ1) in queuosine biosynthesis), translated as MTDYSNAPELKASVLGKTTKYADQYDASLLHPIARKLNRDQINVSDDALPFKGEDIWTGYELSWLNAKGKPEVAVATFAFACTSPYIIESKSFKLYLNSFNQTRFDSFDVVKETLTRDLSGASNSNVIVNLFKADDFNCLPFSALPGECIDDLDIEVETYSPSTALLKSKSDDVVTETLYSHLLKSNCLITSQPDWASIIIRYTGREICREGLLKYLISFRSHNEFHEQCVERIFCDLQNAFAFDNLEVCARYTRRGGLDINPFRSTDSATTTLNVRTNRQ; from the coding sequence ATGACAGACTACAGCAACGCACCAGAACTAAAAGCCTCCGTTTTAGGCAAAACGACGAAATACGCAGACCAGTACGACGCCTCATTGTTGCACCCTATTGCAAGAAAGCTAAATCGCGATCAAATCAACGTAAGTGATGACGCATTGCCATTTAAAGGTGAAGACATTTGGACAGGCTATGAACTTTCTTGGTTAAATGCAAAAGGAAAACCCGAAGTAGCTGTTGCGACATTTGCCTTTGCGTGTACGAGTCCTTACATCATTGAATCCAAGTCATTTAAGTTATATCTAAACAGTTTCAATCAAACACGCTTTGACTCTTTTGATGTCGTAAAAGAGACGCTTACACGTGATTTATCTGGTGCATCAAATTCAAATGTTATAGTAAATCTCTTCAAAGCTGATGACTTTAACTGTCTCCCCTTTAGTGCTTTGCCTGGGGAGTGTATTGATGACCTTGATATTGAAGTTGAAACCTATTCCCCTTCCACTGCGCTATTAAAAAGCAAGAGTGACGATGTCGTTACTGAAACGCTATATAGCCACTTGCTTAAGTCAAACTGTCTGATCACTTCTCAACCCGATTGGGCCAGTATCATAATCCGTTATACTGGACGAGAAATTTGTCGAGAGGGCTTACTAAAATACCTGATTTCGTTTAGAAGTCATAACGAGTTTCATGAGCAATGTGTGGAGCGCATTTTTTGTGATTTACAAAATGCCTTTGCTTTTGACAATTTAGAAGTATGTGCTCGATACACGCGTCGTGGTGGATTAGATATCAACCCGTTTCGCTCAACAGACAGTGCAACGACTACACTGAACGTTCGCACTAATCGCCAATAA
- a CDS encoding GNAT family N-acetyltransferase, translated as MNVELQTELTIRYVSPEDTNVAASLLYQAYHDDPVLRSVLDSSNETKFETKLRALIREELSSFGHGQQPMIGLYEDDRLRAVACLIEADSELQAQRYWHWRLRLMMSAGYLQTQALIDKESAIREALAPCGHYFFLAFIAVDPHVHGRGFGKALLQGLEEMIHDVPAASGIGVFVTHEKHQSFFAHLGYQVHDILEFNKVRGEVMFKAIAK; from the coding sequence ATGAATGTAGAATTACAGACTGAGTTAACCATTCGGTATGTGAGTCCAGAAGACACAAATGTTGCCGCGAGTTTGTTGTATCAAGCCTATCATGATGACCCAGTGCTTCGCAGTGTCTTAGATTCAAGCAATGAAACGAAGTTTGAAACGAAACTCAGGGCGTTGATCCGCGAAGAGTTGTCGAGCTTTGGACACGGGCAGCAGCCAATGATTGGTCTGTATGAAGACGACCGTTTGCGAGCTGTGGCATGCCTAATTGAAGCGGACAGCGAGCTGCAAGCTCAGCGTTATTGGCATTGGCGATTACGATTGATGATGAGTGCGGGTTACCTGCAAACTCAAGCCCTTATAGACAAAGAATCGGCAATTCGAGAAGCTCTAGCACCATGTGGGCACTATTTCTTCCTTGCTTTTATTGCCGTAGACCCGCATGTACATGGGCGAGGGTTTGGCAAAGCTCTGCTGCAAGGTTTGGAAGAAATGATCCACGATGTGCCTGCTGCTTCTGGTATTGGCGTGTTCGTTACTCATGAAAAGCATCAGTCGTTTTTCGCACATTTAGGTTATCAGGTTCACGACATTTTGGAATTCAATAAAGTTCGTGGCGAAGTAATGTTTAAAGCCATTGCCAAGTAA
- the syd gene encoding SecY-interacting protein: protein MSETLLLQQTLNQFNQLHPTTFHDDAWPSPCEIGGLLDDEQIAWLPVAREGESLNALAKALEVQFPIALHQFYSEFFAPNIQATFEGHGIELIQPWSKDDFERLQENITGHVLMKRRLKQPETVFIGLTEQDDVLITVELATGNVCLEQLGKKPHHILASSLEAFVEQLSII from the coding sequence ATGTCTGAGACTTTGTTATTGCAACAAACTTTAAACCAATTTAATCAACTACACCCAACGACTTTTCATGATGATGCTTGGCCGAGTCCTTGCGAAATCGGGGGCCTTCTCGACGATGAGCAGATAGCATGGCTACCTGTCGCACGTGAAGGTGAGTCTCTAAACGCTTTGGCTAAGGCATTAGAAGTGCAATTCCCTATTGCACTGCATCAATTTTACAGCGAGTTTTTTGCACCTAATATCCAAGCAACATTCGAAGGTCATGGCATCGAGTTAATTCAACCATGGTCGAAAGACGATTTTGAACGTTTGCAAGAAAATATCACGGGACATGTATTGATGAAGCGACGTTTAAAACAGCCTGAGACAGTGTTTATCGGTTTAACGGAGCAAGACGATGTGCTCATTACCGTAGAGCTGGCAACGGGAAATGTGTGTCTAGAACAACTTGGTAAAAAACCACATCATATACTAGCAAGCAGTCTAGAAGCTTTTGTAGAGCAGCTTTCTATTATATAA
- a CDS encoding DUF2789 family protein, giving the protein MDTTTPSIESLFAQLGLPNGQQHIDKFVEQHWLEASISLSDAPFWTDSQKHFIEESLREDGAWSEVIDELDSMLR; this is encoded by the coding sequence ATGGATACAACTACGCCTTCTATAGAAAGTTTGTTTGCCCAGCTTGGTTTACCAAATGGACAACAACACATTGATAAGTTCGTAGAGCAACATTGGCTCGAGGCCAGCATTTCATTATCTGATGCCCCTTTTTGGACAGATTCTCAAAAACACTTTATCGAGGAATCACTAAGAGAAGATGGAGCTTGGAGTGAAGTAATCGATGAACTGGATAGCATGCTCAGATAG
- a CDS encoding autotransporter assembly complex protein TamA: MLIMSSLKLSLALSVFGYYEPDVQLQWANEGTALIVQVSPNKQLDWSKVSITLSGAGKQDPLLNKLLESLPLKQGEAVSHQTFDASKKQIEDALLEMGFFDFRWVKSQLRVSKKEAKASAVLHVETGERYQFGQVIVSKSTQAETFVLSLAPFSIGQPYLSAKLSQYSLALNQTPYFTSVRVYPLLNNRKNGKIDVQVEVVDKPANSYEIGGGFSTDLGAKIRFKWSKPWISDDGHYVDTNLSVSQKQRDVTASYTIPVDDPVADVWRINTGYKLEDELVEDNFSEVLTVQLQRQWLTSSNWVRTAFVRREKENYRLEGLSRTTHMTIPGISWAKKQKRGGTLPTWGEERLVAIEGASQKLASSSNMFRVQWKNAWLRSYERHYLYSRIDLGAIISPDITDIPYSLRFYAGGDQSIRGFDYQTISPTEDDVKTGGRYMVTGAMEYQYQFAEKWRAALFVDAGTATNDFSEEVSVGAGFGVRYLTPIGPVRFDLAWPLNSDRSSPRISIVLGPEI, translated from the coding sequence GGCTTTGATAGTGCAAGTGTCTCCGAATAAGCAGCTCGATTGGAGCAAAGTATCGATAACCCTTTCAGGTGCAGGCAAACAGGATCCCTTGTTGAATAAGCTACTTGAGAGCCTGCCTTTAAAACAGGGCGAAGCGGTATCCCATCAAACGTTTGATGCAAGTAAAAAACAAATAGAAGATGCCTTGCTTGAAATGGGCTTTTTTGATTTTAGATGGGTTAAAAGTCAGTTGCGAGTCTCAAAAAAGGAAGCAAAGGCTTCAGCGGTTTTGCACGTGGAGACTGGCGAACGTTATCAATTTGGGCAAGTTATCGTCTCGAAGTCTACTCAAGCGGAAACGTTTGTCTTGAGTCTAGCGCCTTTTTCCATAGGGCAACCTTACCTTTCCGCTAAGTTGTCGCAATACAGCTTGGCACTTAATCAAACACCTTATTTTACTTCCGTCAGGGTATACCCGCTTTTAAACAATCGTAAAAATGGCAAAATTGATGTTCAAGTAGAAGTCGTCGATAAGCCTGCTAATAGCTATGAAATCGGGGGAGGATTCAGTACTGACCTTGGTGCAAAAATACGATTCAAGTGGAGTAAACCGTGGATCTCAGATGACGGACATTATGTTGATACCAATTTGTCTGTTTCTCAAAAACAACGGGATGTTACGGCTAGTTATACAATACCAGTGGATGACCCTGTAGCTGATGTGTGGCGTATTAACACCGGTTATAAACTAGAAGATGAGCTTGTTGAAGACAATTTCAGTGAGGTTCTTACGGTCCAGCTACAACGTCAGTGGTTGACTTCATCTAATTGGGTCAGAACCGCGTTTGTTCGTCGCGAAAAAGAAAACTATCGTTTGGAAGGTCTTTCTCGAACGACGCACATGACAATTCCTGGCATTAGCTGGGCTAAGAAGCAAAAACGTGGTGGCACGTTACCTACGTGGGGCGAAGAGCGATTGGTTGCAATTGAAGGCGCGAGTCAAAAATTGGCCTCCTCCAGTAACATGTTCCGAGTGCAATGGAAGAATGCGTGGCTGCGCAGCTATGAACGACACTACCTTTATAGCCGAATTGATTTAGGGGCCATTATTAGCCCAGACATTACGGATATTCCATATTCTTTGCGTTTTTACGCAGGGGGCGATCAAAGTATTCGCGGATTCGATTATCAAACCATATCGCCCACTGAAGACGACGTTAAAACAGGTGGTCGCTACATGGTGACGGGGGCAATGGAGTACCAATATCAATTCGCAGAAAAATGGCGAGCAGCGCTTTTTGTGGATGCAGGGACTGCAACGAATGATTTTAGTGAAGAAGTGTCCGTTGGTGCAGGATTTGGTGTACGTTATTTAACGCCAATAGGCCCTGTTCGATTCGATTTAGCATGGCCACTTAATAGTGATAGAAGCAGTCCACGGATTAGCATTGTTTTAGGGCCTGAAATATAA
- a CDS encoding translocation/assembly module TamB domain-containing protein, giving the protein MKNRQLRKLFTLFGYSLVALATIVFCVVFTIPGNKAIVWVVNHTISGVTISQLEHRFYDDEPFTLSYHSEDVDLELTDLAIDLTPRGIVNWKIRATLGQGSVKTHNNRAVKSSENSENGSVSLITLPNVFIDLNVLVDKFNYEDQNNHLQIKHTEFEASIKPSEVNIKHINIADIALQQNKNADEPEQTRLTKVPKLALPASLPIAFDVFLNAASVEQIRVTSKSENSEAAPLIIRSFMANIALTDHVASVKNTSLSIDDGSISISGSGSLSEVDFHAQIKGYDHTLTAELKGPWNAVNLSLTSETIHEGMLLARVNPLEDNWPFQAKLNVGTWQDLPFITLPEVSALTGTVELAGQVDGYQGNASLSAMHEKLGELSLQTTFSGSLTQFSSAATLIESDFVNAKADFNLGFEKSLSLEGGIQWQNLKVAKFVPYQTDLSGKFEFQLNNSDKGYSIDVKDFSAEGNVEGLPLDAKLSASVNENYDVNIRSLNAKFGQSEVSLSGRVADKLEIKGDWDIDLSPTSSLPYTLKGKGSLNVNGTRVLPRLFLDATFAQISSPDFELNDVIAFVDFNEKGKEALNVRFETHNGLVQDIKIDSITANALGTLKEQNISINVQTELGDIQSNIAGTYASNRWHATLSQSALKLNGHDFIQSETADLIVAKEGDFTVSPMCFKSGKDMFCLDSKRDSAAQLFNANVKLDNINLAIVKDFMPKDIDILGHLSGKASFQAKGNQETSLFANLTSEKTTVLVSQEGILNAVDLGTIDLDVKGRGAKINVQLQNTLSPLGRIFANIETQLGQTKPSLNAELALNRINLGYLDPMLTQLLNREFKLQGDLSGDLKVQGEIESPQIFGDLRVTGLAAQNERSPVKLSDSELVITLNGQTMKLHGALKDLDAGTLNLDGDVNWQDALNLAMHINGKSFWLRPQEGVEFKVDTDVHLDWAGDQATLKGKVTVPYGRIAIKSLPEDAIAVSSDQVFVDEAELETESLPVKYDISLQVSVVDDVKIDSFGLKSYLNGNLLINKQNDTPLVGSGELSLVQGQFRAFGQDLIISKGQVGFSGALDKPFLHVNAIRNPQTTQDGVIAGVQLTGLATEPVLTVYSEPAMDQAQALSYLLNGRPLGGDDADKSVLLANLLISQGLGRSEGLLQKVGSGVGLQDVNVGTKGSGVDTQVELTGFLTPSVQVRYSVGVFDSLSEIAVRYQIMSKLYVEITSGLYNSIDLLYRFDWE; this is encoded by the coding sequence ATGAAAAATAGGCAGTTAAGAAAGCTATTTACTTTATTTGGGTATAGTCTCGTTGCACTGGCGACAATCGTATTTTGTGTTGTTTTTACAATTCCTGGCAACAAAGCAATAGTTTGGGTCGTCAATCACACCATATCTGGCGTTACCATTTCTCAATTAGAACACCGTTTCTATGACGATGAACCTTTTACACTTTCCTATCACAGCGAAGACGTAGACCTGGAACTTACGGATCTTGCTATCGATCTCACGCCTCGTGGAATAGTTAACTGGAAAATCCGAGCTACGTTAGGTCAAGGTAGTGTTAAGACTCACAATAACCGAGCAGTTAAATCAAGTGAAAATAGCGAAAACGGATCGGTATCGCTCATTACACTGCCAAATGTTTTTATCGACTTGAATGTTTTGGTGGATAAGTTCAATTATGAAGACCAAAACAACCATTTGCAGATCAAGCACACCGAGTTTGAAGCAAGTATAAAGCCATCAGAAGTAAATATTAAGCACATCAACATTGCAGACATTGCGCTACAGCAAAATAAAAACGCCGACGAGCCTGAACAAACTAGGCTCACAAAAGTGCCTAAATTAGCGCTTCCTGCGTCGCTGCCCATTGCGTTTGATGTTTTCTTGAACGCAGCATCTGTTGAGCAGATCCGCGTCACATCGAAAAGTGAAAATAGTGAAGCTGCTCCGCTCATAATACGTTCTTTCATGGCCAATATTGCACTTACGGACCATGTTGCGAGTGTTAAAAATACCTCGTTGAGTATTGATGATGGTTCAATTTCGATTAGCGGATCTGGTTCATTATCTGAGGTGGATTTCCATGCACAGATAAAAGGATATGATCACACCCTTACAGCAGAACTTAAGGGTCCTTGGAACGCCGTCAATCTGTCTTTAACAAGCGAGACAATCCATGAGGGAATGCTGCTTGCCCGTGTAAACCCGCTTGAAGACAATTGGCCATTTCAAGCGAAGCTAAACGTTGGTACTTGGCAGGATCTGCCTTTTATCACATTGCCAGAGGTGAGTGCGCTAACGGGAACCGTTGAACTGGCAGGCCAAGTTGACGGCTATCAAGGAAATGCAAGTTTGTCAGCCATGCACGAAAAGCTTGGTGAGTTGTCTTTACAAACGACTTTTTCAGGTTCACTTACTCAGTTTTCATCAGCCGCCACACTGATTGAAAGTGATTTCGTGAATGCAAAAGCTGACTTTAACTTGGGATTCGAGAAAAGCCTAAGTCTTGAGGGCGGTATACAATGGCAAAACCTTAAAGTTGCTAAATTTGTACCTTATCAGACTGATTTATCAGGAAAATTCGAGTTTCAACTTAATAACTCTGATAAAGGCTATTCTATTGATGTCAAAGACTTCTCGGCAGAAGGTAATGTGGAAGGGTTGCCTCTGGACGCGAAACTGAGTGCGTCGGTAAATGAAAACTACGACGTTAATATTCGCTCTTTAAATGCAAAGTTTGGGCAAAGCGAAGTGTCCTTGTCAGGCCGAGTGGCTGATAAATTAGAGATCAAAGGCGATTGGGACATCGATTTAAGCCCTACGTCCTCTTTACCTTACACGTTGAAAGGGAAAGGGTCGCTAAACGTGAATGGTACACGCGTTCTGCCACGCCTTTTTCTAGATGCGACCTTTGCACAGATTTCATCACCTGATTTTGAGCTTAATGATGTTATAGCCTTTGTTGATTTTAATGAGAAAGGCAAAGAAGCACTGAATGTGCGATTCGAAACGCATAACGGGTTAGTCCAAGACATTAAAATTGATTCAATCACGGCCAATGCGTTAGGTACGTTGAAAGAACAGAATATTAGTATCAATGTCCAAACAGAGTTGGGTGATATTCAGTCAAATATTGCAGGTACTTATGCGTCAAATCGATGGCATGCCACGCTGAGTCAATCGGCCTTAAAACTAAATGGACACGATTTTATTCAAAGCGAAACGGCAGATCTGATTGTTGCAAAAGAAGGGGATTTTACCGTATCACCTATGTGCTTTAAATCAGGTAAAGATATGTTCTGCTTAGATTCGAAGCGCGATAGTGCCGCGCAGTTATTTAATGCAAATGTGAAGTTGGATAACATCAATTTAGCCATCGTTAAGGACTTCATGCCTAAGGATATTGATATACTGGGGCATTTATCGGGCAAGGCAAGTTTCCAGGCGAAAGGCAATCAAGAAACGTCATTGTTCGCTAATTTAACGAGTGAGAAAACAACGGTCTTGGTGTCACAAGAAGGTATTTTAAATGCGGTTGATTTAGGTACGATTGATTTAGATGTAAAAGGCAGAGGCGCGAAGATAAATGTCCAACTGCAAAATACGTTGAGTCCTTTAGGTCGTATTTTCGCAAATATTGAAACGCAGCTTGGCCAAACCAAACCATCGCTTAATGCGGAGCTTGCACTTAACCGCATTAATTTAGGCTACCTAGACCCAATGCTTACTCAGCTACTCAATCGTGAATTTAAATTACAAGGTGATTTATCAGGTGATCTAAAAGTACAGGGAGAGATTGAGTCTCCACAGATCTTTGGCGATTTGCGTGTCACAGGTCTTGCTGCACAAAATGAACGAAGTCCTGTAAAACTCAGTGACTCAGAGCTTGTCATTACGCTCAATGGGCAAACCATGAAATTACATGGTGCACTTAAAGACCTAGATGCAGGAACACTCAACCTAGACGGTGATGTAAATTGGCAAGACGCTTTAAACCTAGCCATGCATATCAACGGTAAGTCGTTCTGGCTGCGTCCACAAGAAGGTGTTGAGTTTAAAGTTGATACCGATGTCCACCTAGATTGGGCCGGAGATCAAGCGACGTTAAAGGGTAAAGTCACCGTTCCGTATGGACGCATTGCCATCAAGTCGTTACCAGAAGATGCAATTGCTGTTTCCTCGGATCAAGTGTTTGTAGATGAAGCTGAATTGGAAACTGAATCGTTACCGGTAAAGTACGATATCTCACTGCAGGTGTCGGTCGTGGATGATGTAAAAATCGATTCTTTCGGCCTTAAAAGCTATCTAAATGGTAATCTATTGATCAACAAGCAAAACGATACACCATTAGTGGGGAGTGGTGAACTGTCTTTAGTACAAGGTCAATTTCGAGCGTTTGGACAAGACTTAATTATCAGTAAAGGTCAAGTTGGCTTTAGTGGTGCATTAGATAAACCTTTCTTACACGTAAATGCGATTCGTAATCCACAAACAACCCAAGATGGTGTTATTGCTGGAGTACAGCTAACAGGTCTTGCGACAGAACCTGTATTAACCGTGTATTCGGAGCCAGCAATGGACCAAGCGCAGGCGTTATCCTACCTATTAAATGGAAGACCATTAGGTGGTGATGATGCGGATAAAAGCGTGTTACTCGCAAACTTGTTGATAAGTCAAGGACTCGGCCGGAGTGAGGGCTTATTACAAAAAGTGGGAAGCGGGGTTGGTTTACAAGATGTAAATGTCGGCACTAAAGGATCAGGCGTCGATACACAAGTTGAGTTGACAGGTTTTCTAACGCCAAGTGTGCAGGTAAGGTACAGTGTAGGGGTGTTTGATTCGTTGAGTGAAATCGCCGTTCGCTACCAGATTATGTCCAAATTGTATGTTGAAATTACGAGCGGTTTATACAACAGTATCGACCTACTGTACCGTTTTGATTGGGAATAG
- a CDS encoding diacylglycerol kinase family protein, which yields MFKYNFVISLVLALCVVFFKNSWLVYPLLWAFSAVALVSEAYLFNRPTIFRKRSTGEIPLLVKLVLLPYLFVAQSYNWIVCRQKSHVACSKLSDNVFVASRLSKSDVPMLRAEGISAILDVTAEYDGLNLSQSDEGFFYLNIPILDHHIPSPTQIAQALAWIEVMHNESRRVVVHCALGRGRSVFVCAAYFLAQSASSNTDTVMESIQQHRIKARLNKQQRRALTALHQKDLLQHKEQLGMLVNPVAGGGKWMSYENDILGYLTKRYRLVIAKTQPDKTPSESAKLLFNEHEFDVFVAGGGDGTLAAASEIAMENQCTFGILPLGTANSLAHVLQGVVTKFDPIDRACRTLLSGKLQTIDTIDCNGITMLLVAAIGIEAKMIADSDRESKNEQGQFAYIRHFMDALLDNDDITVQVTVDENKTQVVHCASLVVANAAPKVTILAQGGQTEPDYQDGQLDVTIVPHQENVQDYLSVAQVLLGEKPSKDNMVRHFCCKKLHLQFQESLNVAIDGEVHQFDEMSFEIRPKSLVMMVPKA from the coding sequence ATGTTCAAATACAACTTTGTTATTTCATTAGTGTTGGCTTTATGTGTTGTCTTCTTTAAAAACTCTTGGCTTGTTTATCCGTTGCTCTGGGCGTTCAGTGCGGTAGCCCTCGTTTCTGAAGCTTATTTATTTAATCGACCAACCATATTTAGAAAGCGCAGTACGGGTGAAATACCTCTTTTAGTAAAACTCGTTTTACTTCCTTACCTGTTCGTCGCTCAATCCTACAATTGGATTGTTTGCAGACAAAAAAGTCATGTTGCCTGTTCAAAGTTAAGCGACAACGTCTTTGTTGCGAGCCGACTTTCAAAATCGGATGTGCCAATGCTCCGAGCTGAGGGGATCTCGGCCATATTAGATGTCACGGCTGAATACGATGGCCTTAACTTAAGTCAAAGCGACGAAGGTTTTTTCTACCTCAATATTCCCATTCTCGATCATCATATTCCAAGTCCAACTCAAATAGCGCAAGCGCTCGCTTGGATTGAAGTTATGCATAACGAATCGCGCCGCGTTGTAGTGCACTGTGCACTTGGGCGAGGTCGTTCAGTGTTTGTCTGTGCTGCCTATTTTTTAGCGCAAAGTGCCTCTTCGAACACAGACACGGTAATGGAAAGTATTCAACAGCACCGAATAAAGGCTCGTTTGAACAAACAACAACGCAGGGCCTTGACTGCCTTGCACCAAAAGGATCTTTTACAACATAAAGAACAGCTTGGAATGTTGGTCAATCCAGTGGCTGGAGGTGGAAAATGGATGAGCTACGAAAACGATATTCTGGGGTATTTAACCAAACGCTATCGCTTAGTGATTGCTAAAACACAACCAGATAAAACACCCAGCGAATCGGCTAAGCTTTTGTTTAACGAGCATGAGTTCGACGTTTTTGTAGCCGGAGGTGGTGATGGCACGCTCGCAGCAGCGTCTGAAATTGCAATGGAAAATCAATGCACGTTTGGGATACTTCCACTTGGTACTGCCAACTCACTTGCGCATGTTTTGCAAGGTGTAGTAACCAAGTTTGATCCGATTGATAGGGCTTGTCGTACATTACTTTCCGGCAAATTACAAACTATCGACACCATAGATTGTAATGGCATCACCATGTTACTCGTGGCGGCCATTGGCATTGAAGCAAAAATGATTGCCGACTCAGACCGAGAAAGTAAAAATGAGCAAGGGCAATTCGCTTATATCCGACACTTCATGGATGCCTTGCTGGACAATGACGACATCACGGTACAGGTTACTGTGGATGAAAATAAAACGCAGGTCGTGCATTGTGCAAGCCTGGTTGTTGCAAACGCAGCACCTAAAGTCACTATTCTAGCGCAAGGAGGACAGACCGAACCGGACTATCAAGACGGTCAATTGGACGTAACAATTGTACCTCATCAAGAAAATGTACAAGACTACTTAAGTGTTGCTCAAGTGTTACTTGGTGAAAAACCAAGTAAAGACAACATGGTACGCCATTTTTGTTGCAAGAAACTGCATTTACAATTTCAAGAATCGCTAAATGTTGCGATTGATGGCGAAGTGCATCAATTTGACGAAATGTCTTTTGAAATTCGGCCGAAAAGTTTGGTCATGATGGTGCCAAAAGCGTGA